In Candidatus Methylomirabilota bacterium, the following proteins share a genomic window:
- a CDS encoding MaoC family dehydratase: MPEPTAPFEADWEITPQMIHAFGTITGADARIHWDAEYARGTRFGGVVAPGMLVTGLLDAWLTRLGLGWPAHGELETRYVAPVRPGDRLVARLSPIEGASATGPLQFGIEGRVGEALVLRGHYRPGAESG, translated from the coding sequence ATGCCTGAGCCGACGGCCCCGTTCGAAGCCGACTGGGAGATCACCCCGCAGATGATCCACGCCTTCGGGACCATCACGGGCGCCGACGCGCGCATTCACTGGGATGCCGAGTACGCGCGGGGCACGCGCTTCGGGGGCGTCGTGGCGCCCGGCATGCTGGTGACCGGGCTCCTCGACGCCTGGCTCACCCGACTCGGTCTCGGGTGGCCGGCTCACGGCGAGCTGGAGACCCGTTACGTGGCGCCGGTCCGGCCGGGCGACCGGCTGGTGGCCCGCCTGTCTCCGATCGAGGGCGCCTCCGCCACGGGTCCGCTCCAGTTCGGCATCGAAGGCCGGGTGGGGGAGGCGCTGGTGCTTCGCGGCCACTATCGACCCGGGGCCGAAAGCGGCTGA
- a CDS encoding acetate--CoA ligase family protein, with protein sequence MTRRPGPEVDSSRTRPGEGLRPLLSPQSVAVVGASRDRAKNSGKPLAFLLDHGYRGRIYPVNPHHAEVQGLRCYPSVRDLPESPDLVVIVVPADRVPAAVEECAQAGARAAVLLASGFAEVGEAGRVAEARIVEVARRANMRICGPNSVGIINAHERLTATFSQALERKRITPGSLALVSQSGNFGTFMVELTERRQLGFSVFVSSGNEADVSFLEYCDALIGSPQVAMIGGYVEGLHDGRRLIEVGHRALTAGVPLAFVKVGRGAAARAALSHTGAVVGSDQVYDGAFRQARVLRIRDEDELLDTAALLVNNPLPEGRRLAIVSVSGGGATMLADACDRYGLVLPTLGQRAQARLREVVPYFGAVTNPVDLTGQVLTLDSGLGHCLEAVLADSEIDAAVVFLGMMQRQGPRLATELLDVRRRATKPILVAWIAGPDEPVAQLRAEGLCVTTGPSVAAIRALGNAVRYAEWRKEGPRHRGPVRPGPSPARVVELPEGLLTTPEAAEVLRDNGVPFVTTSVARSEEAAAEIARRLGFPVALKANGRGLAHKTEAGAVRLGLDSDGAVREAFRQVTGERARASSGLAGDGVVLQPMVGDGVEAIMGLLEDPQFGWIVSVGAGGVFTELLGRTAVRVAPVDRDEALAMVREVPALETLLRGFRGMPAADAGSLAEVISRFSGLPAAFGGRLLEAELNPVMARGRRVLAVDALIRLGPAPGSPR encoded by the coding sequence ATGACGCGGCGTCCCGGTCCGGAGGTGGACAGCAGTAGGACCCGGCCGGGCGAGGGCCTTCGTCCGCTGCTCTCCCCACAGTCGGTCGCGGTGGTCGGGGCTTCCCGGGACCGTGCCAAGAACTCCGGCAAGCCCCTGGCCTTCCTCCTGGATCACGGCTACCGCGGCCGCATCTACCCGGTGAATCCCCATCACGCCGAGGTTCAGGGACTCCGGTGCTACCCTTCCGTCCGCGACTTGCCCGAATCGCCCGACCTGGTGGTGATCGTCGTGCCGGCGGACCGCGTCCCGGCGGCCGTGGAGGAGTGTGCCCAGGCCGGCGCTCGGGCCGCCGTCCTCCTGGCCTCCGGCTTCGCGGAAGTGGGCGAAGCGGGACGCGTGGCCGAGGCTCGGATCGTCGAGGTGGCCCGGCGCGCCAACATGCGGATCTGCGGGCCGAACTCGGTGGGCATCATCAACGCCCATGAGCGTCTGACGGCGACGTTCAGCCAGGCACTGGAGCGAAAGCGGATCACCCCGGGTTCGCTCGCCCTGGTCAGTCAGAGCGGGAACTTCGGCACCTTCATGGTGGAGCTCACCGAGCGGAGACAGCTCGGCTTCTCGGTGTTCGTCAGCAGCGGCAACGAGGCGGACGTCTCGTTCCTCGAGTATTGCGACGCGCTGATCGGATCGCCCCAGGTGGCGATGATCGGTGGCTACGTGGAAGGCCTCCACGACGGGCGTCGGCTGATCGAGGTCGGGCACCGGGCCCTGACCGCCGGCGTCCCGCTCGCCTTCGTCAAGGTCGGTCGCGGAGCCGCCGCCCGGGCGGCCCTCTCTCACACCGGCGCCGTGGTCGGCTCGGACCAGGTATACGACGGGGCGTTTCGACAGGCTCGCGTGCTCCGCATCCGGGACGAAGATGAGCTGCTGGACACGGCGGCCCTCCTGGTGAACAACCCGCTCCCGGAGGGCCGGCGCCTGGCCATCGTCTCCGTGTCCGGAGGGGGCGCCACCATGCTGGCGGATGCGTGTGACCGATACGGGCTGGTGCTGCCCACGCTCGGTCAGCGCGCGCAGGCCCGGCTGCGGGAGGTGGTGCCGTACTTCGGCGCGGTCACCAATCCGGTCGACCTGACCGGCCAGGTCCTGACTTTGGACTCAGGCCTCGGCCACTGTCTCGAAGCCGTCCTCGCCGATTCCGAGATCGACGCGGCGGTGGTGTTCCTCGGGATGATGCAGCGTCAAGGCCCGCGGCTCGCCACCGAGCTGCTCGACGTGCGGCGGCGCGCCACCAAGCCCATCCTGGTCGCCTGGATCGCCGGCCCCGACGAACCCGTCGCGCAGCTGCGCGCCGAGGGCCTGTGCGTGACGACCGGCCCATCGGTGGCCGCCATTCGCGCACTCGGTAATGCCGTCCGGTACGCGGAGTGGCGGAAAGAGGGACCGCGCCATCGCGGGCCGGTTCGCCCCGGACCGTCTCCCGCGCGCGTGGTCGAACTCCCCGAGGGACTGCTCACCACGCCGGAAGCGGCCGAGGTGCTCCGGGACAACGGGGTGCCGTTCGTCACCACCAGCGTCGCCCGAAGCGAGGAGGCGGCCGCCGAGATCGCCCGGCGGCTCGGCTTCCCGGTCGCCCTCAAGGCCAACGGGCGAGGGTTGGCTCACAAGACCGAGGCGGGCGCGGTGCGCCTCGGCTTGGATTCCGACGGGGCCGTCCGGGAGGCGTTCCGGCAGGTCACCGGCGAGCGGGCCCGGGCATCGTCCGGCCTCGCGGGGGACGGCGTGGTCCTCCAGCCCATGGTCGGAGACGGCGTCGAGGCCATCATGGGGCTGCTGGAAGACCCCCAGTTCGGATGGATCGTCTCGGTCGGGGCGGGGGGTGTCTTCACCGAGCTGCTCGGCCGGACGGCGGTCCGGGTCGCGCCCGTGGACCGGGACGAGGCGCTGGCGATGGTCCGCGAGGTCCCGGCGTTGGAGACGCTGCTCCGCGGATTTCGCGGGATGCCGGCCGCCGATGCCGGGTCGCTGGCCGAGGTCATCTCGAGGTTCTCGGGGCTGCCGGCGGCGTTCGGGGGGCGTCTCCTCGAGGCGGAGCTCAATCCGGTGATGGCCCGGGGCCGCCGGGTGCTGGCCGTCGACGCGCTGATTCGGCTCGGCCCGGCTCCGGGGTCTCCCCGATGA
- a CDS encoding ABC transporter ATP-binding protein, producing MSPVGDVTDQVFGIVVEAVHHRFEGRVPALEDMTFHARPREFLAMVGPSGCGKTTIQNIIAGLLPVQAGRVLIADQPPKAGRVDVAYMFAQDALLPWRRTIDNALFGLEVRYGRTPDMPERALAILSAVGLKGFEKAYPRQLSQGMRQRVALARTFLMPSPVLLMDEPFGALDAHTKLLLEQLLLTLWEADKRTVLFITHDLTEAIVLADRILVCTARPGRIKAEIEVELPRPRRIGELQRNEGFHRLYQRVWRDLEQELSG from the coding sequence GTGTCCCCGGTCGGGGACGTGACCGACCAGGTCTTCGGCATCGTCGTGGAGGCCGTGCATCACCGCTTCGAGGGGCGTGTTCCGGCGCTGGAGGACATGACGTTTCACGCTCGCCCTCGCGAGTTTCTCGCCATGGTCGGCCCCAGCGGCTGTGGAAAGACCACGATTCAGAACATCATCGCCGGACTCTTGCCCGTCCAGGCGGGTCGGGTGCTGATCGCGGACCAACCCCCGAAGGCCGGACGCGTGGACGTGGCCTACATGTTCGCGCAAGACGCGCTCCTGCCCTGGCGCCGGACGATCGACAATGCGCTCTTCGGCCTGGAAGTGCGCTACGGAAGAACGCCCGACATGCCGGAGCGGGCCCTGGCCATCCTGAGCGCGGTCGGGCTCAAGGGATTCGAGAAGGCCTATCCGCGTCAGCTGTCCCAGGGGATGCGGCAACGGGTCGCGCTGGCCCGAACGTTTCTCATGCCGAGTCCCGTCCTCTTGATGGACGAGCCGTTCGGTGCCCTCGATGCGCACACGAAGCTGCTCCTGGAGCAGCTTCTGCTGACGCTCTGGGAGGCGGACAAGCGGACGGTCCTGTTCATCACCCACGACTTGACGGAGGCGATCGTCCTGGCCGACCGCATCCTGGTCTGCACGGCGCGCCCCGGCCGCATCAAGGCAGAGATCGAGGTCGAGCTCCCGCGTCCGCGACGGATCGGTGAGCTGCAGCGAAACGAAGGCTTCCATCGCCTCTATCAGCGCGTGTGGCGTGACCTCGAGCAGGAGCTGTCGGGATGA
- a CDS encoding ABC transporter permease, whose translation MSPGDLGATSARVSAVREPAPGGRSLVAGAGSRRPGTLERWRLGLWMGRAGIGALVIVAWTVAVRARWVDKFFVSEPSDIFRFLVGHFVGEILPHGAVTVASTLIAFALAGTCGVLAALLLSEVPLLRELLDPFITALNALPRIALAPLFILWFGIGIASKVAVAFSLTFFIVLLNTMAGFKNVDPNLLRLSRSLGCSRWQQFTKITFPWAVPSIFAGFKLGIIYCFMGVILGEMLASKAGLGQLVVFYAGVFRTDGVLAILLVLAVAAILLSAVADWVESLLLGSWIEPFGKRT comes from the coding sequence ATGAGTCCCGGCGACCTCGGGGCGACCTCGGCGCGGGTGTCGGCGGTGCGGGAGCCCGCCCCCGGCGGGCGGTCTCTGGTGGCCGGCGCCGGGTCCCGGCGGCCCGGCACCCTGGAGCGCTGGCGCCTGGGCCTCTGGATGGGGCGGGCCGGAATCGGGGCGCTCGTCATCGTCGCCTGGACGGTGGCGGTCCGCGCGCGCTGGGTCGACAAGTTCTTCGTCAGCGAGCCGTCCGACATCTTTCGGTTCCTGGTCGGCCACTTCGTCGGCGAAATCCTCCCCCACGGCGCCGTCACGGTGGCGTCGACCTTGATCGCCTTCGCACTGGCCGGGACGTGCGGTGTGCTGGCCGCGCTCCTGCTGTCGGAGGTTCCGCTGCTCCGCGAGCTGCTCGACCCCTTCATCACCGCGCTCAACGCGCTGCCCCGCATCGCCCTGGCTCCGCTGTTCATCCTGTGGTTCGGCATCGGCATCGCCTCCAAAGTGGCGGTCGCCTTCAGCCTGACGTTCTTCATCGTCTTGCTCAACACCATGGCGGGGTTCAAGAACGTCGATCCGAATCTCCTGCGTCTGAGCCGGTCGCTCGGCTGCTCTCGCTGGCAACAATTCACCAAGATCACGTTCCCGTGGGCGGTGCCGAGCATCTTCGCCGGGTTCAAGCTCGGGATCATCTACTGCTTCATGGGCGTGATCCTCGGAGAGATGCTGGCCTCCAAGGCCGGCCTCGGGCAGCTGGTCGTCTTCTACGCGGGTGTGTTCCGTACCGACGGCGTGTTGGCGATCTTGCTCGTGCTGGCGGTGGCGGCCATCCTGTTGTCGGCTGTCGCTGACTGGGTCGAGAGTCTGCTCCTGGGAAGCTGGATCGAGCCGTTTGGGAAGAGGACCTGA
- a CDS encoding ABC transporter substrate-binding protein yields MTAFRPSSGWGRTVLAALIGLGLGVAAGTGQAQTAAPPPTKITIAVFTGSLQSLIPWVADAQGFYKANGLDPSILLTDVGTQMVTNVASRGAEFVTLAIDVMGGAVKRGLDVVLVSGNLTGNPFAVLVRKGVPLPNAGKYPDVVRDLKGLKWGVQVRGGSTELTLRAMAREAGLNVDRDMAWIPVGGPATALPALKNASIDLYIGFDPIIQVSTANGFATVAVDMRKGEGPADFQRVDYNGVWVLRSYLQQSPDVVRRFVKAQEEADCWAHDARNFDALVSLIKRNVPVEGLTDEQVRQMVRDNLPILGSTFQRSSIDKWNGLLVQNNVIPSPLDANQILWSGLPARNSRC; encoded by the coding sequence ATGACCGCCTTTCGACCGAGCTCCGGGTGGGGTCGAACCGTGCTGGCTGCGCTGATCGGTCTGGGGCTCGGTGTCGCAGCCGGGACCGGACAGGCCCAGACGGCGGCGCCGCCCCCGACCAAGATCACCATCGCGGTGTTCACCGGCTCGCTTCAGAGCCTCATTCCCTGGGTGGCGGATGCCCAGGGTTTCTACAAGGCGAACGGGCTCGACCCGTCGATCCTGCTGACGGATGTCGGGACGCAGATGGTCACCAACGTGGCCAGCCGGGGCGCGGAGTTCGTGACGCTGGCGATCGACGTCATGGGTGGGGCGGTCAAGCGGGGTCTCGACGTGGTGCTGGTGTCCGGGAACCTCACGGGCAACCCCTTCGCCGTCCTGGTGCGCAAGGGCGTGCCCCTGCCGAACGCCGGGAAGTATCCCGACGTCGTCCGCGATCTCAAGGGTCTCAAGTGGGGCGTCCAGGTGCGCGGGGGGAGTACCGAGCTCACGCTGCGCGCGATGGCCAGGGAGGCCGGACTGAACGTCGACCGGGACATGGCCTGGATTCCCGTGGGGGGCCCGGCCACCGCGCTCCCGGCGCTCAAGAACGCGTCGATCGACCTCTATATCGGCTTCGACCCGATCATCCAGGTCTCGACGGCCAACGGCTTCGCGACGGTCGCGGTGGACATGCGGAAGGGGGAGGGGCCGGCCGACTTCCAGCGAGTGGACTACAACGGCGTCTGGGTGCTGCGCAGCTACCTCCAGCAGAGCCCGGACGTCGTGCGGAGGTTCGTGAAGGCCCAGGAGGAAGCGGATTGCTGGGCGCACGACGCCAGGAACTTCGACGCGCTGGTCTCGCTGATCAAGCGGAACGTCCCGGTCGAGGGACTGACCGACGAGCAGGTTCGCCAGATGGTCCGCGACAATCTGCCGATCCTCGGCAGCACCTTTCAGCGGTCGTCGATCGACAAGTGGAACGGGCTGCTGGTTCAGAACAACGTGATCCCGAGCCCGCTGGACGCCAACCAGATCCTGTGGTCCGGACTCCCCGCCCGGAACTCTCGATGCTGA